From Trichoplusia ni isolate ovarian cell line Hi5 chromosome 8, tn1, whole genome shotgun sequence, one genomic window encodes:
- the LOC113496468 gene encoding regulator of microtubule dynamics protein 1-like — MNAIYKLNPLTCHKFAQIVIKCSRSNAKNSSEKCIQRRHFPKNIFMLSTALAFTLWPVKPKEPTEKPPTELKHPAVLDDADKLFENGYYEECFNLLSECEDSDNVEIQWRICRTLYNMSKESKYDKQYKKYLVLQAYDIIVKLLDKTKDHYAVHKWYALILDAKSSYGGTKERIRQLDTVKKHMDLAVSLNPNDATILHMLGEWCYQITEMPWHHRKIAEVLFATPPYSSYEEALEYFLKAESVQPRFYSVNLLRLGDCYLKLQKEDQAKYYLQLAASYPAKSNDDHQANTEAAELLKKLK; from the exons ATGaatgcaatttataaattgaatccCCTCACTTGTCACAAGTTCGCCCAAATAGTCATAAAATGTAGTAGATCGAATGCAAAGAACAGCAGCGAAAAATGCATTCAG CGTCGTCATTTtccgaaaaatatatttatgctgTCAACTGCTTTAGCATTTACATTATGGCCTGTGAAACCTAAAGAACCAACTGAAAAACCACCAACCGAACTCAAGCATCCTGCTGTTTTGGATGATGCCgacaaattgtttgaaaatggCTATTATGAGGAGTGCTTTAATTTACTCTCAGAGTGTGaa GACTCGGATAATGTGGAAATTCAATGGAGAATATGTCGAACATTATACAATATGTCAAAAGAATCAAAATATGACaaacagtataaaaaataccttGTTCTACAGGCATATGACATTATTGTGAAATTACTGGATAAAACAAAAGACCATTATGCAGTTCATAAATGGTATGCTTTAATTTTAGATGCTAAAAGTTCTTATGGTGGAACCAAGGAGAGAATAAGACAACTAGATACTGTTAAAAAGCATATGGAT ttggCAGTGTCACTAAACCCAAATGATGCTACAATTTTACACATGTTGGGTGAATGGTGCTACCAGATAACTGAAATGCCGTGGCATCACAGAAAAATAGCCGAGGTTTTGTTTGCTACCCCACCATACTCCAGTTATGAAGAAGCACTGGAATACTTCTTAAAAGCAGAATCGGTTCAGCCTAGATTTTACAGTGTAAACTTATTAAGACTTGGTGActgctatctgaaattacaaaaagaagACCAAGCTAAATATTATCTGCAACTAGCTGCCAGTTATCCTGCCAAATCAAATGATGATCATCAGGCGAACACTGAAGCAGcagaattgttaaaaaaacttaaataa